From Crassaminicella indica, one genomic window encodes:
- a CDS encoding stalk domain-containing protein, with amino-acid sequence MKKKNVLSLALVLVFVVGTVLGTAAGYSEKITAWFYDIHINLDGKPLGFYSRPFIYNGQVYVSINDIANNMGFGIQWDDKNKTMNLSSNDNNRFSINTLQHELDQKNIEIANLKFQLSQKKVELDILRDNRTTSSSTRKSLNDLEKKLEDDYDYHRNNGRTLNFDNYDVSQLSNDKIRVCMYGDFDRTSRHWKDRDKSDFEDFIEKICERIDREYNDDIEVIVYDEDNDKTAEYTYDVSRDRLSEEYVYGSSSSDDLDDLEDDLERHFDDHTNNGKTMRFDRYDLTEYSDEIRVKIYSDFDRKDSIWKNRDKSDFRDFIEDICGRIDKDYNKDIKVYVYDKDDDDLAKYTYDDGDNEIKNTYDWEY; translated from the coding sequence ATGAAGAAAAAAAATGTATTATCCTTAGCATTAGTATTGGTGTTTGTTGTTGGTACTGTTTTAGGGACTGCTGCTGGATACAGTGAAAAAATCACTGCTTGGTTTTATGATATTCACATTAACCTTGACGGAAAACCACTTGGTTTTTACAGCAGACCTTTCATCTATAATGGTCAGGTTTATGTTTCAATCAATGATATTGCAAATAATATGGGGTTTGGCATTCAATGGGATGATAAAAATAAGACAATGAATTTATCTTCTAATGACAATAATCGCTTTAGCATCAACACTCTACAGCATGAATTGGATCAAAAGAATATAGAAATCGCCAACTTAAAATTTCAATTGAGTCAGAAAAAAGTTGAACTAGATATATTAAGAGACAATAGAACTACTAGCAGTAGCACACGTAAGAGTCTTAACGATTTAGAAAAGAAGCTCGAAGACGATTATGATTATCATCGCAATAATGGTAGAACATTAAACTTTGATAATTATGATGTAAGTCAGCTGTCTAACGATAAGATCAGAGTATGCATGTATGGTGACTTTGATCGTACTTCTAGACATTGGAAGGATCGAGACAAATCAGATTTTGAAGATTTTATAGAAAAAATATGTGAAAGAATTGATAGAGAATATAATGATGATATTGAAGTTATTGTCTATGACGAGGATAATGACAAAACAGCAGAATATACTTATGATGTAAGTCGTGATAGACTCTCTGAAGAATATGTTTATGGATCTAGCAGTTCTGATGATCTTGACGATTTAGAAGATGATCTTGAACGTCATTTTGATGATCATACAAACAATGGAAAAACTATGCGTTTTGATAGATATGATTTAACAGAATATAGTGATGAAATCAGAGTAAAAATATATAGTGATTTTGATCGCAAAGATTCTATATGGAAAAATCGAGATAAAAGTGATTTTAGAGACTTTATAGAAGACATATGTGGAAGAATCGATAAAGACTATAATAAAGATATTAAAGTATATGTATATGACAAGGATGATGATGATTTAGCAAAATATACTTACGATGATGGTGATAATGAAATTAAAAATACTTATGATTGGGAATATTAA
- a CDS encoding S-layer homology domain-containing protein translates to MKQKFFLISIIMTLLLTPLLSTYDISYGLGQPFDGIDNYQALYENSSFTDIKTHWARKSIIKMGALSVIRGMGNHRFYPNHAVTKEEALILIVRLMGLEKQAQIIGEKLMKEMDTGAYRLKVPQDDWLEGYIKVAQSKNIITRAEAKKILELTDEQKDKIEEKLAQKMLVYDQNQNLTNEQIENIEKSIRKNLERSYTWGQAANREEIALWVGRMLKITPINGDIQQRIYTMKDWKSIKTTSIPIIEAILQKGIMTKNSKGYFRPKDTVTRGQMAIILDKASEEILKVRGYKILSGTVEDIEKYVASEKDSITAELYGVENIIFTIHNDDGSYIEITSQKSTNKTLNKGFLVYKYGALGLPKDIQAGDYIKYFINDKGKVVFVEVE, encoded by the coding sequence ATGAAACAAAAATTTTTTTTAATTTCTATTATTATGACACTATTATTAACGCCACTACTTAGTACATATGATATTAGTTATGGTTTAGGACAGCCCTTTGACGGGATAGACAATTATCAAGCTTTATATGAAAATAGTTCCTTTACAGATATAAAGACTCACTGGGCAAGAAAGTCTATCATAAAAATGGGTGCTTTATCTGTCATAAGAGGAATGGGAAATCACAGGTTTTATCCAAATCATGCAGTTACAAAGGAAGAAGCACTTATTTTAATTGTAAGACTTATGGGACTTGAGAAGCAAGCACAGATAATTGGTGAAAAATTGATGAAGGAAATGGATACAGGGGCATATAGATTAAAAGTTCCTCAAGATGATTGGCTAGAGGGTTACATAAAAGTAGCTCAGAGTAAGAATATCATTACAAGAGCAGAAGCAAAAAAAATATTAGAGCTAACAGATGAACAAAAAGATAAAATCGAAGAAAAGCTTGCACAGAAAATGCTTGTCTATGATCAAAATCAAAATCTTACAAACGAGCAGATTGAAAATATAGAAAAGAGTATAAGAAAAAATCTAGAAAGAAGCTATACATGGGGACAAGCTGCAAATCGAGAAGAAATAGCGCTATGGGTTGGAAGGATGCTGAAAATAACACCAATCAATGGAGATATCCAACAAAGGATTTATACAATGAAGGATTGGAAAAGCATAAAAACGACATCTATTCCCATCATTGAAGCAATTCTTCAAAAAGGGATTATGACAAAAAACAGCAAAGGATATTTTAGACCAAAGGATACTGTAACAAGAGGGCAGATGGCAATAATACTTGATAAAGCCTCAGAAGAAATATTAAAGGTGAGAGGCTATAAAATATTATCAGGAACTGTTGAAGATATAGAAAAGTATGTTGCATCTGAAAAAGATAGTATTACAGCAGAGCTTTATGGAGTTGAAAATATTATATTTACTATACATAATGATGATGGTAGTTATATTGAAATAACTTCCCAAAAATCAACAAATAAGACTTTGAATAAAGGCTTTTTAGTATATAAATATGGTGCTTTAGGATTACCCAAAGACATACAAGCTGGTGATTATATAAAATATTTTATCAATGATAAAGGAAAAGTTGTATTTGTAGAGGTAGAATAA
- a CDS encoding Rpn family recombination-promoting nuclease/putative transposase, translating to MKDKIKHEHDIGYKEILSHKKTFLEFLRSFVKKEWVKLIEEDNLILIDKEFILKDFKQEEADVVYKVNIDGKDIIFYVLLELQSKVDYRMPIRLLMYMTEIWREELNNTEDKVKKRKDYRLPAIVPIVLYNGKNKWTAVRNFKEVLNGYELFEENIIDFRYMLFDVNRMKEEELLEIANLVSSIFLLDQDVAIEEILKRLKLIGRILGKKGTKEQIQVFNRWIINIFKNRFDEKIGEHIYKALEETNHMEVEKMISNLGRKIEEEFKLREEKGIQKGMQEGIQKGMQEGMKKGQIQERRGIAKNLLLMGIDIPTIIKATGLTNDDIKKIKSEMN from the coding sequence ATGAAGGATAAAATCAAGCATGAACATGATATAGGATATAAGGAAATTCTTTCGCATAAGAAAACTTTTCTTGAATTTTTAAGAAGCTTTGTGAAGAAGGAATGGGTAAAATTAATAGAAGAAGACAATTTGATTTTAATAGATAAAGAATTTATATTGAAAGATTTTAAACAGGAAGAAGCAGATGTTGTTTATAAGGTAAATATAGATGGAAAAGATATCATCTTTTATGTATTATTAGAATTACAATCAAAAGTAGATTATAGAATGCCTATAAGACTACTCATGTATATGACGGAAATATGGAGAGAAGAACTAAATAATACAGAAGACAAAGTAAAAAAAAGAAAAGATTATAGATTACCAGCGATTGTACCAATTGTTTTATATAATGGAAAAAACAAATGGACAGCAGTAAGAAATTTTAAAGAAGTTTTGAACGGATATGAGTTATTTGAAGAAAATATTATAGATTTTCGATATATGCTTTTTGATGTAAACAGAATGAAGGAAGAGGAACTGTTAGAGATTGCGAACCTAGTAAGTTCAATATTTTTACTAGATCAAGATGTAGCAATAGAAGAAATACTAAAAAGACTAAAGCTAATAGGTAGAATTCTTGGGAAAAAAGGAACAAAAGAGCAAATACAAGTGTTTAATAGATGGATAATAAATATATTCAAAAATAGATTTGATGAAAAAATAGGAGAACATATATATAAGGCATTAGAAGAAACTAATCATATGGAGGTGGAGAAAATGATTAGCAATCTAGGAAGAAAGATTGAAGAAGAATTCAAGCTTAGAGAAGAAAAAGGGATACAAAAAGGAATGCAAGAAGGTATACAAAAAGGAATGCAAGAAGGTATGAAAAAAGGGCAAATACAAGAACGTAGAGGGATTGCAAAAAATTTATTATTAATGGGAATAGATATACCTACTATTATTAAAGCAACAGGATTAACTAATGATGATATAAAAAAAATAAAATCAGAAATGAATTAA
- a CDS encoding Rpn family recombination-promoting nuclease/putative transposase, which translates to MKDKIKHEHDIGYKEILSHKKTFLEFLRSFVKKEWVKLIKEDNLILIDKEFILKDFKQEEADVVYKVNIDGKDIIFYVLLELQSKVDYRMPIRLLMYMTEIWREELNNTEDKVKKRKDYRLPAIVPIVLYNGKNKWTAVRNFKEVLNGYELFEENIIDFRYMLFDVNRMKEEELLEIANLVSSIFLLDQDVAIEEILKRLKLIGRILGKKGTKEQIQVFNRWIINIFKNRFDEKIGEHIYKALEETNHMEVEKMISNLGRKIEEEFKLREEKGIQKGMQEGMKKGQIQERRGIAKNLLLMGIDIPTIIKATGLTNDDIKKIKSEMN; encoded by the coding sequence AATTTTTAAGAAGCTTTGTGAAGAAGGAATGGGTAAAATTAATAAAAGAAGACAATTTGATTTTAATAGATAAAGAATTTATATTGAAAGATTTTAAACAAGAAGAAGCAGATGTTGTTTATAAGGTAAATATAGATGGAAAAGATATCATCTTTTATGTATTATTAGAATTACAATCAAAAGTAGATTATAGAATGCCTATAAGACTACTCATGTATATGACGGAAATATGGAGAGAAGAACTAAATAATACAGAAGACAAAGTAAAAAAAAGAAAAGATTATAGATTACCAGCGATTGTACCAATTGTTTTATATAATGGAAAAAACAAATGGACAGCAGTAAGAAATTTTAAAGAAGTTTTGAACGGATATGAGTTATTTGAAGAAAATATTATAGATTTTCGATATATGCTTTTTGATGTAAACAGAATGAAGGAAGAGGAACTGTTAGAGATTGCGAACCTAGTAAGTTCAATATTTTTACTAGATCAAGATGTAGCAATAGAAGAAATACTAAAAAGACTAAAGCTAATAGGCAGAATTCTTGGGAAAAAAGGAACAAAAGAGCAAATACAAGTGTTTAATAGATGGATAATAAATATATTCAAAAATAGATTTGATGAGAAAATAGGAGAACATATATATAAGGCATTAGAAGAAACTAATCATATGGAGGTGGAGAAAATGATTAGCAATCTAGGAAGAAAGATTGAGGAAGAATTCAAGCTTAGAGAAGAAAAAGGGATACAAAAAGGAATGCAAGAAGGTATGAAAAAAGGGCAAATACAAGAACGTAGAGGGATTGCAAAAAATTTATTATTAATGGGAATAGATATACCTACTATTATTAAAGCAACAGGATTAACTAATGATGATATAAAAAAAATCAAATCAGAAATGAATTAA
- a CDS encoding Rpn family recombination-promoting nuclease/putative transposase has product MKDKIKHEHDIGYKEILSHKKTFLEFLRSFVKKEWVKLIEEDNLILIDKEFILKDFKQEEADVVYKVNIDGKDIIFYVLLELQSKVDYRMPIRLLMYMTEIWREELNNTEDKVKKRKDYRLPAIVPIVLYNGKNKWTAVRNFKEVLNGYELFEENIIDFRYMLFDVNRMKEEELLEIANLVSSIFLLDQDVAIEEILKRLKLIGRILGKKGTKEQIQVFNRWIINIFKNRFDEKIGEHIYKALEETNHMEVEKMISNLGRKIEEEFKLREEKGIQKGMQEGIQKGMKKGQIQERRGIAKNLLLMGIDIPTIIKATGLTNDDIKKIKSEMN; this is encoded by the coding sequence ATGAAGGATAAAATCAAGCATGAACATGATATAGGATATAAGGAAATTCTTTCGCATAAGAAAACTTTTCTTGAATTTTTAAGGAGCTTTGTGAAGAAGGAATGGGTAAAATTAATAGAAGAAGATAATTTGATTTTAATAGATAAAGAATTTATATTGAAAGATTTTAAACAGGAAGAAGCAGATGTTGTTTATAAGGTAAATATAGATGGAAAAGATATCATCTTTTATGTATTATTAGAATTACAATCAAAAGTAGATTATAGAATGCCTATAAGACTACTCATGTATATGACGGAAATATGGAGAGAAGAACTAAATAATACAGAAGATAAAGTGAAAAAAAGAAAAGATTATAGATTACCAGCGATTGTACCAATTGTTTTATATAATGGAAAAAACAAATGGACAGCAGTAAGAAATTTTAAAGAAGTTTTGAATGGATATGAGTTATTTGAAGAAAATATTATAGATTTTCGATATATGCTTTTTGATGTAAACAGAATGAAGGAAGAGGAACTGTTAGAGATTGCGAACCTAGTAAGTTCAATATTTTTACTAGATCAAGATGTAGCAATAGAAGAAATACTAAAAAGACTAAAGCTAATAGGTAGAATTCTTGGGAAAAAAGGAACAAAAGAGCAAATACAAGTGTTTAATAGATGGATAATAAATATATTCAAAAATAGATTTGATGAAAAAATAGGAGAACATATATATAAGGCATTAGAAGAAACTAATCATATGGAGGTGGAGAAAATGATTAGCAATCTAGGAAGAAAGATTGAAGAAGAATTCAAGCTTAGAGAAGAAAAAGGGATACAAAAAGGAATGCAAGAAGGGATACAAAAAGGTATGAAAAAAGGGCAAATACAAGAGCGTAGAGGGATTGCAAAAAATTTATTATTAATGGGAATAGATATACCTACTATTATTAAAGCAACAGGATTAACTAATGATGATATAAAAAAAATCAAATCAGAAATGAACTAA
- a CDS encoding Rpn family recombination-promoting nuclease/putative transposase, translating into MKDKIKHEHDIGYKEILSHKKTFLEFLRSFVKKEWVKLIEEDNLILIDKEFILKDFKQEEADVVYKVNIDGKDIIFYVLLELQSKVDYRMPIRLLMYMTEIWREELNNTEDKVKKRKDYRLPAIVPIVLYNGKNKWTAVRNFKEVLNGYELFEENIIDFRYMLFDVNRMKEEELLEIANLVSSIFLLDQDVAIEEILKRLKLIGRILGKKGTKEQIQVFNRWIINIFKNRFDEKIGEHIYKALEETNHMEVEKMISNLGRKIEEEFKLREEKGIQKGMKKGQIQERRGIAKNLLLMGIDIPTIIKATGLTNDDIKKIKSEMN; encoded by the coding sequence ATGAAGGATAAAATCAAGCATGAACATGATATAGGATATAAGGAAATTCTTTCGCATAAGAAAACTTTTCTTGAATTTTTAAGGAGCTTTGTGAAGAAGGAATGGGTAAAATTAATAGAAGAAGATAATTTGATTTTAATAGATAAAGAATTTATATTGAAAGATTTTAAACAGGAAGAAGCAGATGTTGTTTATAAGGTAAATATAGATGGAAAAGATATCATCTTTTATGTATTATTAGAATTACAATCAAAAGTAGATTATAGAATGCCTATAAGACTACTCATGTATATGACGGAAATATGGAGAGAAGAACTAAATAATACAGAAGATAAAGTTAAAAAAAGAAAAGATTATAGATTGCCAGCGATTGTACCCATTGTTTTATATAATGGAAAAAACAAATGGACAGCAGTAAGAAATTTTAAAGAAGTTTTGAATGGATATGAGTTATTTGAAGAAAATATTATAGATTTTCGATATATGCTTTTTGATGTAAATAGAATGAAGGAAGAGGAACTGTTAGAGATTGCGAACCTAGTAAGTTCAATATTTTTACTAGATCAAGATGTAGCAATAGAAGAAATACTAAAAAGACTAAAGCTAATAGGCAGAATTCTTGGAAAAAAAGGAACAAAAGAGCAAATACAAGTGTTTAATAGATGGATAATAAATATATTCAAAAATAGATTTGATGAGAAAATAGGAGAACATATATATAAGGCATTAGAAGAAACTAATCATATGGAGGTGGAGAAAATGATTAGCAATCTAGGAAGAAAGATTGAAGAAGAATTCAAGCTTAGAGAAGAAAAAGGGATACAAAAAGGTATGAAAAAAGGGCAAATACAAGAGCGTAGAGGGATTGCAAAAAATTTATTATTAATGGGAATAGATATACCTACTATTATTAAAGCAACAGGATTAACTAATGATGATATAAAAAAAATAAAATCAGAAATGAACTAA
- a CDS encoding Rpn family recombination-promoting nuclease/putative transposase → MKDKIKHEHDIGYKEILSHKKTFLEFLRSFVKKEWVKLIEEDNLILIDKEFILKDFKQEEADVVYKVNIDGKDIIFYVLLELQSKVDYRMPIRLLMYMTEIWREELNNTEDKVKKRKDYRLPAIVPIVLYNGKNKWTAVRNFKEVLNGYELFEENIIDFRYMLFDVNRMKEEELLEIANLVSSIFLLDQDVAIEEILKRLKLIGRILGKKGTKEQIQVFNRWIMNIFKNRFDEKIGEHIYKALEETNHMEVEKMISNLGRKIEEEFKLREEKGIQKGMQEGIQKGMQEGMKKGQIQERRGIAKNLLLMGIDIPTIIKATGLTNDDIKKIKSEMN, encoded by the coding sequence ATGAAGGATAAAATCAAGCATGAACATGATATAGGATATAAGGAAATTCTTTCGCATAAGAAAACTTTTCTTGAATTTTTAAGGAGCTTTGTGAAGAAGGAATGGGTAAAATTAATAGAAGAAGATAATTTGATTTTAATAGATAAAGAATTTATATTGAAAGATTTTAAACAGGAAGAAGCAGATGTTGTTTATAAGGTAAATATAGATGGAAAAGATATCATCTTTTATGTATTATTAGAATTACAATCAAAAGTAGATTATAGAATGCCTATAAGACTACTCATGTATATGACGGAAATATGGAGAGAAGAACTAAATAATACAGAAGACAAAGTTAAAAAAAGAAAAGATTATAGATTACCAGCGATTGTACCAATTGTTTTATATAATGGAAAAAACAAATGGACAGCAGTAAGAAATTTTAAAGAAGTTTTGAACGGATATGAGTTATTTGAAGAAAATATTATAGATTTTCGATATATGCTTTTTGATGTAAACAGAATGAAGGAAGAGGAACTGTTAGAGATTGCGAATCTAGTAAGTTCAATATTTTTACTAGATCAAGATGTAGCAATAGAAGAAATACTAAAAAGACTAAAGCTAATAGGCAGAATTCTTGGGAAAAAAGGAACAAAAGAGCAAATACAAGTGTTTAATAGATGGATAATGAATATATTCAAAAATAGATTTGATGAGAAAATAGGAGAACATATATATAAGGCATTAGAAGAAACTAATCATATGGAGGTGGAGAAAATGATTAGCAATCTAGGAAGAAAGATTGAAGAAGAATTCAAGCTTAGAGAAGAAAAAGGGATACAAAAAGGAATGCAAGAAGGTATACAAAAAGGAATGCAAGAAGGTATGAAAAAAGGGCAAATACAAGAACGTAGAGGGATTGCAAAAAATTTATTATTAATGGGAATAGATATACCTACTATTATTAAAGCAACAGGATTAACTAATGATGATATAAAAAAAATAAAATCAGAAATGAATTAA
- a CDS encoding Rpn family recombination-promoting nuclease/putative transposase, which produces MKDKIKHEHDIGYKEILSHKKTFLEFLRSFVKKEWVKLIEEDNLILIDKEFILKDFKQEEADVVYKVNIDGKDIIFYVLLELQSKVDYRMPIRLLMYMTEIWREELNNTEDKVKKRKDYRLPAIVPIVLYNGKNKWTAVRNFKEVLNGYELFEENIIDFRYMLFDVNRMKEEELLEIANLVSSIFLLDQDVAIEEILKRLKLIGRILGKKGTKEQIQVFNRWIMNIFKNRFDEKIGEHIYKALEETNHMEVEKMISNLGRKIEEEFKLREEKGIQKGMQEGMKKGQIQERRGIAKNLLLMGIDIPTIIKATGLTNDDIKKIKSEMN; this is translated from the coding sequence ATGAAGGATAAAATCAAGCATGAACATGATATAGGATATAAGGAAATTCTTTCGCATAAGAAAACTTTTCTTGAATTTTTAAGGAGCTTTGTGAAGAAGGAATGGGTAAAATTAATAGAAGAAGACAATTTGATTTTAATAGATAAAGAATTTATATTGAAAGATTTTAAACAAGAAGAAGCAGATGTTGTTTATAAGGTAAATATAGATGGAAAAGATATCATCTTTTATGTATTATTAGAATTACAATCAAAAGTAGATTATAGAATGCCTATAAGACTACTCATGTATATGACGGAAATATGGAGAGAAGAACTAAATAATACAGAAGACAAAGTAAAAAAAAGAAAAGATTATAGATTACCAGCGATTGTACCAATTGTTTTATATAATGGAAAAAACAAATGGACAGCAGTAAGAAATTTTAAAGAAGTTTTGAACGGATATGAGTTATTTGAAGAAAATATTATAGATTTTCGCTATATGCTTTTTGATGTAAATAGAATGAAGGAAGAGGAACTGTTAGAGATTGCGAATCTAGTAAGTTCAATATTTTTACTAGATCAAGATGTAGCAATAGAAGAAATACTAAAAAGACTAAAGCTAATAGGCAGAATTCTTGGGAAAAAAGGAACAAAAGAGCAAATACAAGTGTTTAATAGATGGATAATGAATATATTCAAAAATAGATTTGATGAGAAAATAGGAGAACATATATATAAGGCATTAGAAGAAACTAATCATATGGAGGTGGAGAAAATGATTAGCAATCTAGGAAGAAAGATTGAGGAAGAATTCAAGCTTAGAGAAGAAAAAGGGATACAAAAAGGAATGCAAGAAGGTATGAAAAAAGGGCAAATACAAGAACGTAGAGGGATTGCAAAAAATTTATTATTAATGGGAATAGATATACCTACTATTATTAAAGCAACAGGATTAACTAATGATGATATAAAAAAAATCAAATCAGAAATGAATTAA
- a CDS encoding Rpn family recombination-promoting nuclease/putative transposase — translation MKDKIKHEHDIGYKEILSHKKTFLEFLRSFVKKEWVKLIEEDNLILIDKEFILKDFKQEEADVVYKVNIDGKDIIFYVLLELQSKVDYRMPIRLLMYMTEIWREELNNTEDKVKKRKDYRLPAIVPIVLYNGKNKWTAVRNFKEVLNGYELFEENIIDFRYMLFDVNRMKEEELLEIANLVSSIFLLDQDVAIEEILKRLKLIGRILGKKGTKEQIQVFNRWIINIFKNRFDEKIGEHIYKALEETNHMEVEKMISNLGRKIEEEFKLREEKGIQKGQIQERRGIAKNLLLMGIDIPTIIKATGLTNDDIKKSNQR, via the coding sequence ATGAAGGATAAAATCAAGCATGAACATGATATAGGATATAAGGAAATTCTTTCGCATAAGAAAACTTTTCTTGAATTTTTAAGAAGCTTTGTGAAGAAGGAATGGGTAAAATTAATAGAAGAAGACAATTTGATTTTAATAGATAAAGAATTTATATTGAAAGATTTTAAACAGGAAGAAGCAGATGTTGTTTATAAGGTAAATATAGATGGAAAAGATATCATCTTTTATGTATTATTAGAATTACAATCAAAAGTAGATTATAGAATGCCTATAAGACTACTCATGTATATGACGGAAATATGGAGAGAAGAACTAAATAATACAGAAGACAAAGTGAAAAAAAGAAAAGATTATAGATTACCAGCGATTGTACCAATTGTTTTATATAATGGAAAAAACAAATGGACAGCAGTAAGAAATTTTAAAGAAGTTTTAAATGGATATGAGTTATTTGAAGAAAATATTATAGATTTTCGATATATGCTTTTTGATGTAAATAGAATGAAGGAAGAGGAACTGTTAGAGATTGCGAACCTAGTAAGTTCAATATTTTTACTAGATCAAGATGTAGCAATAGAAGAAATACTAAAGAGATTAAAGCTAATAGGCAGAATTCTTGGGAAAAAAGGAACAAAAGAGCAAATACAAGTGTTTAATAGATGGATAATAAATATATTCAAAAATAGATTTGATGAGAAAATAGGAGAACATATATATAAGGCATTAGAAGAAACTAATCATATGGAGGTGGAGAAAATGATTAGCAATCTAGGAAGAAAGATTGAAGAAGAATTCAAGCTTAGAGAAGAAAAAGGGATACAAAAAGGGCAAATACAAGAACGTAGAGGGATTGCAAAAAATTTATTATTAATGGGAATAGATATACCTACTATTATTAAAGCAACAGGATTAACTAATGATGATATAAAAAAATCAAATCAGAGATGA